Genomic window (Mycolicibacterium smegmatis):
GCGCCGGCTGTTCGCCGACGCCGATATCCACATCCCCACGCAGGACGACTGGAAGCAGTTGAAGGAGTCGGTGCAGAAGCACGGCATCTACAACCAGAACCTGCAGGCCGTCCCGCCGACGGGGTCGATCTCCTACATCAACCACTCGACGTCGTCGATCCACCCGGTCGCGTCGAAGATCGAGATCCGCAAGGAAGGCAAGATCGGTCGCGTCTACTACCCGGCGCCGTACATGACCAACGACAACCTGGACTACTACCAGGACGCGTATGAGATCGGGTACGAGAAGATCATCGACACCTACGCCGCGGCCACCCAGCACGTGGACCAGGGTCTGAGCCTGACGTTGTTCTTCAAGGACACCGCCACCACGCGTGACGTGAACAAGGCCCAGATCTACGCATGGCGCAAGGGCATCAAGACGCTCTACTACATCCGCCTGCGCCAGATGGCCTTGGAGGGAACCGAAGTCGAGGGTTGCGTCAGCTGCATGCTGTGACGCGCTGAGTTTTTCGCCGAGAGTGCGGTTTCATACGTGACACGCCGAGTGTCGCGGATGGGACCGCACTTTCGCGTTGAGCGGGCGCGGCTTGAGTGCCGTACTGACGTTCTCTGATGCCGAGCGTGCGTTCTCATACGCGTTCGGCGGCGTGTTGCGTATGAAACCGCACGGTCGGCGGGGGTTTCAGTGCTCGCGGGACTGCTCTGCCCGCTGTGCCTTGCGTTCACGCTCCTCGCGCAGCACCTCCTGGTAGCTCTCGCGCTCGGCTGCGAGCCACTCCGGGGCCTCGGCGATGATCTGGTTGATCTCCTCGGTGGTGAGGGCATCGCCGACGCCGTTGCGGGCGAGTGCGGCGATCGAGATGCCGAGCTTGGCTGCGACGAGGTTCTTGGGGTGCGGGCCGTTCTTGCGCAGATCCTGCAGCCACTGCGGCGGGTCGGCCTGCAGTGCGGCGAGTTCCTCGCGGGTGATCGCGCTCTGTTGGAACTCCGCAGGCGTCGCGGGCAAATACACGTCCAGCTTCTTCGCCGCGGTGGCGGGTTTCATGGACTGCGCGTTCGGCCTGCTCATGGATCCAGCCTATCGGTAGCCTGAGGCGGTGACCCCGCTGTCCCTCACCCTCGGCTACATGCCCGGCGGGACGCCCGCGAAGTGGGCGCGGATCTGGGCGCAGCGCCATCCCGACGTGCTACTCGACCTGCATCCCGTCGCCGCCGCGGACGCCGCCGACGCCGTGCGGTCCGGAACCGTCGACGTCACGCTGCTGCGCCTGCCCACCGACACGACCGGACTGGCCGTCATCCCGCTGTACGAGGAGACGACGGTGGCCGTGGTGCCCACCGACCACGTCTTCGCCGCGGCCGACGAGATCACCGCGGCCGACCTCGACGGCGAGCCGACGCTGGTACCCCTCGACAACGTCGTCGAATGGTCCGCGGGAAACCCCGTCGAGCACCGACCCGAAACCACGGCGGACGCTATCGAACTCGTCGCCGCGGGCATGGGGGCACTCGTCGTCCCGCAGTCGCTCGCGCGGTTGCACCACCGCAAGGACCTCACCTACCGCCCGATCACCGACGCGCCCACGTGTCCGGTGGCGATCGCGTTCCCAGAGGGGACACCGTCGGAACTGGTCGAGGAGTTCATCGGGATCGTGCGGGGGCGTAAACCCAATTCGTCACGCGGGCAGACACAACCGGCGCCGAAGCGCACCGCGCGCGAGAAGACCCTCGCCAAACAGGCCGCCCGCGCGGCCGCAGGCAAGGTCGCGCGC
Coding sequences:
- a CDS encoding DUF5997 family protein, with protein sequence MSRPNAQSMKPATAAKKLDVYLPATPAEFQQSAITREELAALQADPPQWLQDLRKNGPHPKNLVAAKLGISIAALARNGVGDALTTEEINQIIAEAPEWLAAERESYQEVLREERERKAQRAEQSREH
- a CDS encoding LysR family substrate-binding domain-containing protein, producing MTPLSLTLGYMPGGTPAKWARIWAQRHPDVLLDLHPVAAADAADAVRSGTVDVTLLRLPTDTTGLAVIPLYEETTVAVVPTDHVFAAADEITAADLDGEPTLVPLDNVVEWSAGNPVEHRPETTADAIELVAAGMGALVVPQSLARLHHRKDLTYRPITDAPTCPVAIAFPEGTPSELVEEFIGIVRGRKPNSSRGQTQPAPKRTAREKTLAKQAARAAAGKVARKPVKRGKR